One window of the Pseudomonas sihuiensis genome contains the following:
- a CDS encoding AAA family ATPase: MPFANDLIDSNRERLEQQGVTRLQSRFLFEPVTVMALLHSRIVGQDAVLAQVEAMLKVVKADIGERERPLAVNLFMGPTGVGKTEIVRLLAQAIHGRVDALCRIDMHTLAQEHYAAALTGAPPGYVGSKEGTTLFDAEAIAGSFGRPGIVLFDELEKASPEVLRSLLGILEHGRLTLTAGSRTLDFRNSLIFMTSNVGAQQAQRYRERFTRGWRRWLGLAPKGEGALLEQVLHERLEPEWLNRLDRILVFKRVDEQWLDALLNIELDKLNQRLGRQGRSLQVEQSARAWLCREHDVRFGARALARRIRIELEPAIAERLLAEPTATRLLCTCEHDALQIRPRSS; this comes from the coding sequence ATGCCCTTCGCCAACGACCTGATCGACAGCAACCGCGAGCGCTTGGAGCAGCAGGGCGTTACCCGGCTGCAATCACGCTTCCTCTTCGAGCCCGTTACCGTGATGGCCTTGCTGCATTCGCGCATCGTCGGTCAGGACGCGGTGTTGGCGCAGGTCGAGGCCATGCTCAAGGTGGTTAAGGCCGATATCGGCGAGCGCGAGCGGCCACTGGCGGTCAATCTGTTCATGGGCCCGACCGGTGTCGGCAAGACCGAGATCGTGCGCTTGCTGGCGCAGGCCATCCATGGTCGTGTCGATGCCCTGTGCCGCATCGACATGCACACCCTGGCCCAGGAACACTACGCCGCCGCCCTGACCGGTGCGCCGCCTGGTTACGTTGGTAGCAAGGAAGGCACCACGCTGTTCGATGCCGAGGCCATCGCCGGCAGTTTCGGCAGGCCCGGCATCGTGCTGTTCGACGAGCTGGAGAAGGCCAGCCCCGAAGTGCTGCGCAGCCTGCTCGGCATTCTCGAACATGGCCGCCTTACATTGACCGCCGGCAGTCGCACCCTGGATTTCCGTAACAGCCTGATCTTCATGACTAGCAACGTCGGCGCGCAGCAGGCGCAGCGCTACCGCGAGCGTTTCACCCGCGGTTGGCGACGCTGGTTGGGGCTGGCGCCCAAGGGCGAGGGTGCATTGCTGGAGCAGGTGCTGCACGAGCGCTTAGAGCCAGAATGGCTCAATCGCCTCGACCGCATTCTGGTGTTCAAGCGTGTCGATGAGCAGTGGTTGGATGCCTTGCTGAATATCGAACTGGACAAGCTCAACCAGCGCCTGGGTCGTCAGGGCCGTTCGCTACAGGTGGAGCAGAGCGCCCGCGCCTGGCTGTGTCGTGAGCATGACGTGCGTTTCGGCGCTCGCGCGCTGGCGCGTCGCATCCGTATCGAGCTGGAGCCGGCAATTGCCGAGCGGCTGTTGGCTGAGCCAACTGCGACGCGACTGCTCTGTACCTGCGAGCACGATGCCCTGCAGATAAGGCCGCGCTCTTCGTAG
- a CDS encoding peptide chain release factor 3: protein MTTQAAEVAKRRTFAIISHPDAGKTTITEKLLLMGKAIEVAGTVKSRKSDRHATSDWMEMEKQRGISITTSVMQFPYREHMINLLDTPGHEDFSEDTYRTLTAVDSALMVLDGGKGVEPRTIALMDVCRLRDTPIVSFINKLDRDIRDPIELLDEIEAVLNIKAAPITWPIGCYKDFKGVYHLTGDYIIVYTPGHGHERTEAKIIQKLDSDEARDHLGDMYERFVEELELVQGACHAFEPDAFLKGTMTPVFFGTALGNFGVDHVLDAVVDWAPRPLPRAANERTVEPTEEKFTGFVFKIQANMDPKHRDRIAFMRICSGKYTQGMKMRHARLGKDVRVGDALTFFSSEREHLEEAYAGDIIGLHNHGTIQIGDTFTEGENLGFTGIPHFAPELFRRVRLKDPLKSKQLRQGLQELAEEGATQVFFPERNNDIVLGAVGVLQFDVVASRLKEEYKVECAYEAINVWSARWIECSDEKKLKEFKDKAYENLAVDGGGHLTYLAPTRVNLSLMEERWPEVKFRATREHH from the coding sequence ATGACCACCCAGGCCGCCGAAGTCGCCAAGCGCCGTACCTTCGCCATCATTTCCCACCCGGACGCCGGTAAGACCACCATCACCGAAAAGCTGCTACTGATGGGCAAGGCCATCGAGGTCGCCGGCACCGTGAAGTCGCGTAAATCCGACCGTCATGCCACCTCCGACTGGATGGAGATGGAGAAGCAGCGCGGCATCTCCATCACCACCTCGGTGATGCAGTTCCCCTACCGCGAGCACATGATCAACCTGCTCGACACCCCCGGCCACGAAGACTTCTCCGAAGACACCTACCGCACCCTGACGGCGGTGGACAGTGCGCTGATGGTGCTCGACGGCGGTAAGGGCGTCGAGCCACGCACCATCGCCCTGATGGACGTCTGCCGCCTGCGCGACACGCCCATCGTCAGCTTCATCAACAAGCTCGACCGCGACATCCGCGACCCCATCGAGCTGCTCGACGAAATCGAGGCGGTGCTCAACATCAAGGCCGCACCGATCACCTGGCCAATCGGCTGCTACAAGGATTTCAAGGGCGTCTACCACCTGACCGGCGACTACATCATCGTCTACACCCCAGGTCACGGCCACGAGCGCACCGAAGCCAAGATCATCCAGAAGCTGGATTCCGACGAAGCCCGCGACCACCTCGGTGACATGTACGAGCGTTTCGTCGAAGAGCTGGAACTGGTGCAGGGCGCCTGCCACGCCTTCGAACCCGACGCCTTCCTCAAGGGCACGATGACCCCGGTGTTCTTCGGCACCGCACTGGGCAACTTCGGCGTCGACCATGTGCTCGACGCCGTGGTCGACTGGGCACCGCGCCCACTGCCACGCGCAGCCAACGAGCGCACGGTGGAGCCGACCGAGGAGAAGTTCACAGGCTTCGTGTTCAAGATCCAGGCGAACATGGACCCGAAGCATAGGGACAGGATTGCCTTTATGCGCATCTGCTCGGGCAAGTACACCCAGGGCATGAAGATGCGCCACGCGCGCCTGGGCAAGGATGTGCGCGTCGGCGACGCCCTGACCTTCTTCTCCAGCGAGCGTGAGCACCTGGAAGAAGCCTACGCCGGCGACATCATCGGCCTGCACAACCACGGCACCATTCAGATCGGCGACACCTTCACCGAAGGCGAGAACCTGGGCTTCACCGGCATCCCGCACTTCGCCCCGGAGCTGTTCCGCCGCGTGCGCCTGAAGGATCCGCTGAAATCCAAGCAGCTGCGCCAGGGCCTGCAGGAGCTGGCCGAGGAAGGCGCCACCCAGGTGTTCTTCCCCGAGCGCAACAACGACATCGTGCTCGGCGCCGTCGGTGTGCTGCAGTTCGACGTGGTCGCCAGCCGCCTGAAGGAGGAATACAAGGTGGAGTGCGCCTACGAGGCGATCAACGTCTGGTCGGCGCGCTGGATCGAGTGCAGCGACGAGAAGAAGCTCAAGGAATTCAAGGACAAGGCCTATGAGAACCTCGCCGTCGACGGCGGCGGCCACCTCACCTACCTGGCCCCGACCCGCGTCAACCTCAGCCTGATGGAAGAGCGCTGGCCGGAGGTGAAATTCCGCGCAACGCGTGAGCATCACTAA
- a CDS encoding PepSY domain-containing protein, which produces MFKKIIFQLHWFFGISAGLVLAVMGITGALYSFEGEITRALNAERWQIQPSAQGHLTPGELAAKIEAATADRVTALWVDGRHDGPGTAFLVPPPGERRGPRIVFDPYTGEVLAEPVGQDFFHLMLMLHRFLSMGEVGKQITAASTLALLFFCLSGLYLRWPRRALSWRTWLTLDWKKKGRSFNWDLHAVAGTWVLLFYLCAGLTGLYWSYDWYREGLTRMLSDAPPEKRAEGRGRGGREAPNGPAPEVDYDAVWQSIQQTAGPKLVAWNLRLPLVAGQPATVFYMLDGAEHARAFNQFQIDPKSGEVSRHERYADKSFKAQLLTSVYALHVGEYFGLTGRILMMLATAAMPLFFITGWLLYLDRRRKKRAALAARGALKTDDSGEGWLVGFASQSGFAEQLAWQSAGQLQAAGIPVRVEPLSRLDADSLRQTRKALFVVSTFGDGEAPDAAQGFERKVLGGSLPLEQLSYAVLALGDRQYQHFCGFARRINDWLGLQGAQRLFDSIEVDGADQAALQRWQLQLSELTGAAPGRFEDAPWQSWTLAERRLLNPGSQGAPVFFLGVTPPAQSTWQAGDILEIRPRHAPAAVQAWLQHSGCDGLEPVTLDGQAMSLSEALAERQLPDSLAHLVGLHAQALVEALVPLGSREYSIASVAADGVLQLIVRQAVQADGSLGLGSGWLTEHLPAGGQLLARVRRNSGFHLPDDDRPLILIGNGTGLAGLRSLLRARALAGQGRNWLLFGERNRACDFFCGDELQAALVTGELQHLDLVFSRDQAEKRYVQDLLRERHERLCAWLDEGAAIYVCGSLQGMAGGVDAALRDLLGDEVVDDLIEEGRYRRDVY; this is translated from the coding sequence GTGTTCAAGAAAATCATCTTCCAGTTGCACTGGTTCTTCGGCATCAGCGCCGGCTTGGTGCTGGCCGTCATGGGTATCACCGGTGCCCTTTACAGCTTCGAGGGTGAGATCACCCGTGCGCTCAACGCCGAGCGCTGGCAGATCCAGCCCAGCGCACAGGGGCATCTCACGCCAGGTGAGCTGGCTGCGAAGATCGAGGCCGCTACCGCCGATCGCGTCACCGCACTGTGGGTTGATGGTCGCCACGACGGACCTGGCACCGCTTTCCTCGTACCCCCGCCGGGCGAGCGGCGTGGGCCGCGCATCGTCTTCGACCCCTATACCGGTGAAGTCCTTGCCGAGCCCGTTGGCCAGGACTTCTTCCACCTGATGCTGATGTTGCACCGCTTCCTGTCCATGGGCGAAGTGGGCAAGCAGATCACCGCTGCCAGCACTCTGGCGCTGCTGTTCTTCTGTCTCTCCGGCCTCTATCTGCGTTGGCCGCGCAGGGCGCTGAGCTGGCGCACCTGGCTGACCCTGGACTGGAAGAAGAAGGGGCGTAGCTTCAATTGGGACCTGCACGCTGTAGCCGGTACCTGGGTGCTGCTGTTCTATCTGTGTGCCGGGCTCACCGGTTTGTATTGGTCCTATGACTGGTACCGCGAAGGGCTGACTCGCATGCTCTCCGACGCGCCGCCGGAAAAACGCGCTGAAGGCCGTGGTCGCGGTGGTCGTGAAGCACCCAATGGCCCGGCCCCCGAAGTCGACTACGACGCTGTGTGGCAGAGCATCCAGCAGACCGCCGGGCCCAAGCTGGTCGCCTGGAACTTGCGCCTGCCGCTGGTGGCCGGGCAGCCGGCGACGGTCTTCTACATGCTCGATGGGGCCGAGCATGCGCGCGCCTTCAACCAGTTCCAGATTGATCCAAAAAGCGGCGAAGTCAGCCGTCATGAGCGCTACGCCGACAAGAGCTTCAAGGCGCAATTGCTGACCAGCGTTTACGCCCTGCATGTCGGCGAATACTTCGGCCTGACCGGTCGCATCCTGATGATGCTGGCCACGGCGGCCATGCCGCTGTTCTTCATTACCGGCTGGCTGCTGTACCTGGATCGCCGACGCAAGAAGCGTGCGGCGCTGGCTGCGCGCGGTGCGCTGAAAACGGATGATTCAGGCGAAGGCTGGTTGGTGGGTTTCGCCAGCCAGAGCGGCTTTGCCGAGCAACTGGCCTGGCAGAGCGCCGGGCAGTTGCAGGCCGCCGGTATTCCGGTGCGGGTCGAGCCGCTGTCGCGCCTCGATGCCGACAGCCTGCGCCAGACGCGCAAGGCGCTGTTCGTGGTCAGCACCTTCGGTGACGGTGAGGCGCCGGACGCTGCGCAGGGTTTCGAGCGCAAGGTGCTCGGTGGCTCGCTGCCGCTCGAACAACTGAGCTATGCCGTACTGGCCCTGGGCGACCGGCAGTACCAGCACTTCTGCGGCTTCGCCCGGCGTATCAACGATTGGCTGGGTTTGCAGGGCGCGCAGCGCCTGTTCGACAGCATCGAAGTCGATGGCGCCGATCAGGCCGCGCTGCAGCGCTGGCAACTGCAACTGAGCGAGCTGACCGGCGCCGCGCCAGGACGCTTCGAAGACGCGCCCTGGCAGAGCTGGACGCTGGCCGAACGGCGCCTGCTCAACCCCGGCAGCCAGGGCGCGCCGGTGTTCTTCCTCGGCGTGACGCCGCCTGCGCAGAGCACCTGGCAGGCCGGCGACATCCTGGAAATTCGTCCGCGTCATGCGCCGGCTGCGGTGCAGGCCTGGCTGCAGCACTCCGGCTGCGATGGCCTCGAGCCGGTGACCCTCGATGGCCAAGCGATGAGCCTGAGCGAAGCCCTGGCTGAGCGCCAGTTGCCGGACAGCCTCGCGCACCTGGTCGGCCTGCATGCCCAGGCTCTGGTCGAAGCGCTGGTGCCGCTGGGTTCGCGTGAATACTCCATCGCCTCGGTGGCGGCCGATGGCGTGCTGCAACTGATCGTGCGCCAGGCCGTGCAGGCCGACGGCAGCCTGGGCCTGGGCTCCGGTTGGCTGACCGAGCATCTGCCTGCAGGCGGGCAACTGCTGGCGCGGGTGCGGCGCAACAGCGGCTTCCACCTGCCGGACGACGACCGCCCGCTGATCCTGATCGGCAATGGCACCGGTCTGGCCGGGCTGCGTTCGCTGTTGCGCGCGCGGGCACTGGCGGGGCAGGGGCGCAACTGGCTGCTGTTCGGCGAGCGCAACCGCGCCTGCGACTTCTTCTGTGGTGACGAGCTGCAGGCGGCGCTGGTTACAGGCGAGCTGCAGCATCTGGATCTGGTGTTCTCCCGTGATCAGGCGGAGAAACGCTACGTGCAGGATCTGCTGCGCGAGCGGCACGAGCGCCTGTGTGCCTGGCTGGATGAAGGCGCGGCGATCTACGTCTGCGGCAGCCTGCAGGGCATGGCTGGCGGCGTCGATGCGGCGTTGCGCGACTTGCTCGGCGACGAGGTGGTGGACGATCTGATCGAGGAAGGCCGCTATCGCCGCGATGTCTATTGA
- a CDS encoding response regulator transcription factor: MTASLARILIVEDDRTLAAQLGELLRGQGYATSACHLGEAGLETALRETPDLLLLDVMLPDVNGFSVLRRLREQQQTPVIMLTACGAEEERIRGLRHGADDYLPKPFNITELQLRIDAVLRRTRAQESARGGQTQQLQVDELHLDRHAQQARVAGCDLALTPLQFRLLWLLVSHRGEALSKPYLYRMALEREYSQYDRSLDMHVSRIRRRLAEAGLGADRLQTLHGRGYAFT; the protein is encoded by the coding sequence ATGACCGCCAGCCTGGCTCGCATCCTGATCGTCGAGGACGATCGCACTCTGGCCGCCCAGCTCGGCGAGCTGCTGCGTGGTCAGGGTTATGCCACCAGCGCCTGTCATCTGGGCGAGGCCGGGCTGGAGACGGCGCTGCGCGAGACGCCGGATCTGCTGTTGCTCGATGTGATGCTGCCGGACGTCAACGGCTTTTCTGTGCTGCGCCGCCTGCGTGAGCAACAGCAGACGCCGGTGATCATGCTCACCGCCTGCGGCGCGGAGGAGGAGCGCATTCGCGGCCTGCGCCATGGCGCCGATGACTACCTGCCCAAGCCCTTCAACATCACCGAACTGCAACTGCGCATCGACGCCGTGCTGCGTCGCACGCGCGCGCAGGAGAGTGCGCGCGGCGGCCAGACGCAGCAGTTGCAGGTCGACGAACTGCATCTGGATCGCCACGCCCAGCAGGCGCGGGTCGCAGGCTGCGATCTGGCGCTGACGCCGCTGCAGTTCCGCCTGCTCTGGTTGCTGGTCAGTCATCGCGGTGAGGCGCTGAGCAAGCCCTACCTGTACCGCATGGCGCTGGAGCGCGAGTACAGCCAGTACGACCGCAGCCTGGACATGCACGTCAGCCGTATCCGGCGCCGCCTGGCCGAAGCCGGCCTTGGCGCTGACCGCCTGCAGACCCTGCACGGCCGCGGTTACGCCTTCACATGA
- a CDS encoding sensor histidine kinase has product MNRRLFWKLCLVIGLGSVLLFWIIARVAWQTEERMSFIDAEHQRTLRHYGEQAEAMYRAGDHEALARWLTTLQQQEQTWAAVVESEVRPLAGSVLNERFYEGFGLGRDVRWKIHLYFQENPIMDLPFADGRTHFLIILPQRMRPGLNWHYAKLLLQLVVPLVLMLIVCLVLYRHLMQPLGRLEQATRQFSDGRLDVRVRSLLGSRNDELARLAETFDAMAARTGQLIIDQRQRLADMSHELRTPLTRIEMAVSLAEQDGGQRQLLERIRDDCAGMRRLVEDALTLSWLENERPELRDENLDLSELLDSILDDARFEYPDRQVLCQMPDSAPLHGSSSRALGQAIENVVRNALDHTPAGGQIEVSLSEEGDAWLLRVADQGPGVAEQWLERIFQPFFRGGSERAGFGLGLALAQRQVSATGGSIRASNRVGGGLLMEIRLPRTAM; this is encoded by the coding sequence ATGAACCGGCGCCTGTTCTGGAAGCTGTGCCTGGTCATCGGCCTGGGCAGCGTGCTGCTGTTCTGGATCATCGCCCGCGTCGCCTGGCAGACCGAGGAGCGCATGAGCTTCATCGATGCCGAACACCAGCGCACCCTGCGCCACTACGGTGAGCAGGCCGAGGCGATGTACCGTGCCGGCGACCATGAAGCCCTGGCGCGCTGGCTGACTACCCTGCAGCAGCAGGAGCAGACCTGGGCGGCAGTGGTCGAGTCCGAGGTGCGTCCGTTGGCTGGCAGCGTGCTCAACGAGCGCTTCTACGAGGGCTTCGGCCTGGGACGCGACGTGCGCTGGAAGATCCACCTGTACTTCCAGGAAAACCCCATCATGGATCTGCCCTTCGCCGACGGCAGAACCCATTTCCTGATCATCCTGCCGCAGCGCATGCGCCCCGGCCTCAATTGGCATTACGCCAAGCTGCTGCTGCAACTGGTGGTGCCACTGGTGTTGATGCTGATCGTCTGCCTGGTGCTCTACCGCCACCTGATGCAGCCGCTCGGTCGTCTGGAGCAGGCCACCCGACAGTTCAGCGACGGCCGTCTGGACGTGCGCGTGCGCTCGCTGCTGGGCTCGCGCAACGACGAGCTGGCGCGCCTGGCCGAAACCTTCGACGCCATGGCCGCGCGCACCGGGCAACTGATCATCGACCAGCGTCAGCGTCTGGCGGACATGTCCCACGAGCTGCGCACGCCGCTGACGCGCATCGAGATGGCGGTGAGCCTGGCCGAGCAGGATGGCGGCCAGCGTCAGTTGCTCGAACGCATCCGCGACGACTGCGCCGGCATGCGCCGTCTGGTCGAGGATGCCCTGACCCTGAGCTGGCTGGAGAACGAGCGACCCGAGCTGCGTGACGAGAACCTGGACCTGTCCGAACTGCTCGACAGCATCCTCGACGACGCGCGTTTCGAGTACCCGGACCGGCAGGTTCTCTGCCAGATGCCCGACAGCGCGCCGCTGCATGGCAGCAGCAGCCGGGCGCTGGGCCAGGCCATCGAGAATGTGGTGCGCAATGCGCTGGACCACACCCCGGCAGGCGGCCAGATCGAGGTCAGCCTGAGCGAGGAGGGCGATGCCTGGCTGCTGCGGGTTGCCGACCAGGGGCCGGGTGTAGCCGAGCAGTGGCTGGAGCGCATCTTTCAGCCGTTCTTTCGTGGCGGCAGCGAGCGTGCCGGTTTCGGTCTCGGCCTGGCGTTGGCACAGCGCCAGGTCAGCGCCACCGGCGGCAGCATTCGCGCGAGCAATCGCGTCGGCGGTGGCTTGCTCATGGAGATTCGCCTGCCACGCACGGCGATGTAA